In Deinococcus psychrotolerans, the genomic window AACGGCACCAAAGTCTCGTCTACGGCGATCCACAGTGCCGCGCCGAACAAGCTGCCACTGAGGGGGTTCGCGCCGCGCTGGGCGGTCAGTGCGCCGTAGAGTGCGCCGCTGCCCGCGCCCATCCCCCAATGCACCGCTTCACTCAGAGAAGCGCGGGCATCTCGGCTGGGGGTTTTGTGGGCAATCAGCTCGTAAGCAAAGCGGCCCAGCGCCGCCGTCGGGCTTTCGCCGTTTTGGTGTTGCTGGCCCAGCGGCGAAATGACGCTTTGGTCGGGTTGCGGCTTTTGTTTGTCCGCGCCGGCTTGGGGCGGCTGCACCAGCGGAGCGATTTTCGTCCAGTATTGACCCATCGCCAGCGTGCCGACCAAGCTGCCAGCCAGGCCCAGCAGCGCTCCCCGGTACGCGGGCGAGGGCTGAGAAGACAGCTCGATCAAACCGAAGCGGCGCAGCAAATGGGTGGTCAGTGAAGTCTTAGAGCGCGGAGTCCGGGTCATGCTCCAAAGTAAACCGCTGCAACCCTCGGGGCGCGGCAGATAAAGGCTTGCTGAATGCTCAGCGGGCAGGATTTAGCGCCCAGAAGAAGTTGGCTCGTCAGCGGCGGGCGGGTTTTTCTCGAGACCGTTCTGGTTCCAGACTTGCTGCGCCCGCGCTTTTTGACGGGTGGATAAAGTTCTGACCGGTTCCCTGCCTGACCCAAGCAGCCCGGTAAGCCGCAGCAGCCCCAGCACCAGCACCGAAGGCAGGGCCAGCACCGACAGCGCCGCGCTGCCCGCTGCACGGCCCAGCGGCGGCGGCCTGAGCGGCAGCGGCGGACGCGGCGCGTGGTGCGGCGGATGTATCGGGCGGCGCTCATGCAAGCCCAGTGCGGCGGCTTTGGCGGTGCTGGCCCTGCCCTGTACGCCCGCGAGTTGTTCTTTTTCGCCGGGGCGCTGGCTGTAAACCCAAGTGACTTCCGCGCCAAAAAAGATCACCATGCTGGAAAAGTAAATCCACAGCAGCACCACGAACAAGGTGCTGGCCGCGCCGTAAACGCTGCCGGGGGTGGCGCGGGCAAAATACACCCCAATCGCCGCCTGCGACAGCACGAACAGCACCGCCGTGATGGCCCCGCCGGTCCAGACCTGCCGCCACTTGAGATTCACGGCAGGCAGCCATTTGAAAGTGGCGGCAAAGACCGGCGTAAAAAACACCATCGCCAGCAAGCCGGTGCCCAGCCGCGCAAAGTTGGCTCCTTGCCCCACCGTGTCGCCGATCTGCTTG contains:
- a CDS encoding DUF1440 domain-containing protein, whose product is MTRTPRSKTSLTTHLLRRFGLIELSSQPSPAYRGALLGLAGSLVGTLAMGQYWTKIAPLVQPPQAGADKQKPQPDQSVISPLGQQHQNGESPTAALGRFAYELIAHKTPSRDARASLSEAVHWGMGAGSGALYGALTAQRGANPLSGSLFGAALWIAVDETLVPFLGLQDGPASSDVRGHLNRLGAHLSYGAALGLSIWALGKVLPD
- a CDS encoding YihY/virulence factor BrkB family protein, with translation MNPKLKTLFELLKDAVSAFNQDNAPRLAAALAYYAISSVGPILFLIVTVAGIVFQGQDRAAITQQLTDVVQNALGSSGDPETSKNISQFVGSFVKNISDQFDNPSANTLAIFTGLATLFLTSTGLFLQLQGALNALWDVKPAPGILGMIRTRLIGFLMVLVFGALVVVFIAGNTYLTALTKQIGDTVGQGANFARLGTGLLAMVFFTPVFAATFKWLPAVNLKWRQVWTGGAITAVLFVLSQAAIGVYFARATPGSVYGAASTLFVVLLWIYFSSMVIFFGAEVTWVYSQRPGEKEQLAGVQGRASTAKAAALGLHERRPIHPPHHAPRPPLPLRPPPLGRAAGSAALSVLALPSVLVLGLLRLTGLLGSGREPVRTLSTRQKARAQQVWNQNGLEKNPPAADEPTSSGR